The following proteins are encoded in a genomic region of Methylibium petroleiphilum PM1:
- a CDS encoding OmpA family protein translates to MTITSSRKSIPTLSIVALTAAALLASGCANMNQEQQDTAKGAGIGAAVGAVAGVLIGDSKKGAATGAAIGALGGAVAGNVWSKKMEEKRRAMEQSTQGTGVDVTRTADNQLKLNVPSDISFDTGKSAIKPELRTVLDSFANGLANDPALQVRVIGHTDSTGSDAINNPLSVDRAQSVRDYLAGRGILPTRIETSGRGSHEPIADNTSEAGRAKNRRVEILLREPEQAGAPAAPKS, encoded by the coding sequence ATGACGATCACCTCCTCCCGCAAGTCGATCCCCACGCTCTCGATCGTCGCGCTCACCGCGGCCGCGTTGCTGGCCAGCGGCTGCGCGAACATGAACCAGGAACAGCAGGACACCGCCAAGGGCGCCGGCATCGGCGCGGCCGTCGGTGCGGTGGCCGGCGTGCTGATCGGCGACAGCAAGAAGGGCGCGGCCACCGGCGCGGCGATCGGCGCGCTGGGCGGCGCGGTGGCCGGCAACGTGTGGTCCAAGAAGATGGAAGAGAAGCGCCGTGCGATGGAGCAGTCCACGCAAGGCACCGGCGTCGACGTGACGCGCACCGCCGACAACCAGCTCAAGCTCAACGTGCCGAGCGACATCTCCTTCGACACCGGCAAGTCGGCCATCAAACCCGAGCTGCGCACCGTGCTCGACAGCTTCGCCAACGGCCTAGCCAACGACCCGGCGCTGCAGGTGCGCGTGATCGGCCACACCGACAGCACCGGCAGCGACGCGATCAACAACCCGCTGTCGGTCGACCGCGCGCAGAGCGTGCGCGACTATCTCGCCGGCCGCGGCATCCTGCCGACACGCATCGAGACCTCGGGCCGCGGCTCGCACGAGCCGATCGCCGACAACACCAGCGAGGCCGGCCGCGCGAAGAACCGCCGCGTGGAGATCCTCCTGCGCGAGCCGGAACAGGCCGGCGCACCGGCCGCCCCGAAGTCCTGA
- a CDS encoding thymidylate synthase, with product MSALPSPSPRPARSQYEDFLRHVRDHGVVKADRTGTGTTSVFGHQMRFDLREGFPLVTTKKVHLKSIVLELLWFLRGDGNATWLQERGVTIWDEWAAPDGDLGPVYGVQWRSWPTPDGGHVDQIAEVVKQLKTNPDSRRIIVSAWNVADLPKMALMPCHAFFQFYVAPGDSPSARGRLSCQLYQRSADIFLGVPFNIASYALLTHMLAQQCDLEVGDFVWTGGDCHIYSNHREQVELQLSRAPRPYPTLQIKRRPPSIFDYAYEDFEIIGYDPHPAIKAPVAV from the coding sequence ATGTCAGCTCTTCCTTCCCCCTCGCCCCGCCCCGCCCGCTCCCAGTACGAGGACTTCCTGCGCCACGTGCGCGACCACGGTGTGGTCAAGGCCGACCGCACCGGCACCGGCACCACCAGCGTGTTCGGCCACCAGATGCGCTTCGACCTGCGCGAGGGCTTTCCGCTGGTCACGACCAAGAAGGTCCATCTCAAGAGCATCGTCCTCGAACTGCTGTGGTTCCTGCGCGGCGACGGGAACGCCACCTGGCTGCAGGAACGCGGCGTGACGATCTGGGACGAGTGGGCCGCGCCCGACGGCGACCTCGGCCCGGTCTATGGTGTGCAGTGGCGCAGTTGGCCCACGCCGGACGGCGGCCACGTCGACCAGATCGCCGAGGTGGTGAAGCAGCTCAAGACCAACCCTGATTCGCGGCGCATCATCGTCAGCGCGTGGAACGTGGCCGACTTGCCGAAGATGGCACTGATGCCCTGCCACGCCTTCTTCCAGTTCTATGTGGCGCCCGGCGACTCGCCTTCGGCTCGGGGTCGGCTGTCGTGCCAGCTCTACCAGCGCAGCGCCGACATCTTCCTCGGCGTGCCCTTCAACATCGCCAGCTACGCGCTGCTGACGCACATGCTGGCGCAGCAGTGCGACCTGGAGGTGGGCGACTTCGTCTGGACCGGCGGCGACTGCCACATCTACAGCAACCACCGCGAGCAGGTCGAGCTGCAGCTCTCGCGCGCGCCGCGCCCCTACCCCACGCTGCAGATCAAGCGCCGGCCGCCGTCGATCTTCGACTACGCCTACGAGGACTTCGAGATCATCGGCTACGACCCGCACCCGGCCATCAAGGCGCCGGTCGCGGTCTGA